A part of Candidatus Abyssobacteria bacterium SURF_5 genomic DNA contains:
- the trpE gene encoding anthranilate synthase component I, with the protein MYTPTWDEFKRKAADGNLIPVYRKVLADLETPVSAFLKIHGGGHSFLLESIEGGDRIAQYSFLGADPSIIFKSKGREVTIIENGASTVVHSDDPLSVLKELMARFKPVQIEGVPRFFGGAVGYVGYDTVRFFEELPDQTTDDLEVPDIFFVITDKILIFDHVNHHIMVVCNAKVDGNPKEAYREATRRIDMMVETLQRPLNYPRYHPPKSPPKLEIISNFVQDEFEEIVRAAKEYIRAGDIFQVVLSQRFSTKINAPAFDVYRALRSVNPSPYMFYLDFGSLKMVGASPELLVRVEGDVIDLRPIAGTRPRALKEFDDAELERDLLSDQKERAEHIMLVDLGRNDVGRIAKLGSVHLTEMMVIERYSHVMHMVSNVRGTLSDDCDSFQVLRATFPAGTLTGAPKIRAMEIIEELEPVKRGPYGGTMGYFSFSGNLDTCIIIRTLIIKDDMAYVQSGAGIVADSDPTSEYKETLNKALAVIRAIEIAEAGL; encoded by the coding sequence ATGTATACACCCACCTGGGACGAATTTAAACGAAAAGCCGCCGACGGAAACCTGATCCCCGTTTATCGAAAAGTGCTCGCGGACCTGGAAACACCCGTATCCGCATTTCTCAAAATCCATGGGGGCGGCCACTCGTTTCTGCTCGAGAGCATTGAAGGAGGAGATCGGATCGCACAGTACTCGTTTCTGGGCGCCGACCCCTCGATCATCTTCAAGTCCAAGGGCAGGGAAGTCACCATTATCGAAAATGGAGCGTCCACCGTCGTTCATTCAGATGACCCGCTGTCGGTCCTCAAAGAACTCATGGCTCGTTTTAAACCCGTTCAAATCGAAGGTGTCCCCCGATTTTTCGGCGGCGCCGTCGGATATGTCGGGTACGATACGGTTCGTTTCTTCGAAGAACTGCCGGACCAGACAACCGACGACCTCGAAGTGCCAGACATCTTCTTCGTCATCACAGATAAAATCCTCATTTTCGACCACGTGAACCATCACATCATGGTTGTCTGTAATGCAAAGGTCGATGGAAATCCGAAAGAGGCTTATCGCGAAGCAACCCGCCGGATCGACATGATGGTCGAAACCTTGCAGCGGCCGCTCAACTACCCAAGGTATCACCCGCCCAAGTCGCCGCCCAAACTGGAGATCATCTCGAACTTCGTCCAGGACGAGTTCGAGGAGATCGTTCGAGCCGCGAAGGAATATATTCGAGCCGGTGATATTTTCCAGGTGGTTCTCTCTCAACGCTTCTCCACTAAGATTAATGCTCCAGCCTTCGACGTGTATCGGGCCCTTCGCTCCGTCAACCCCTCTCCCTACATGTTCTACCTGGACTTCGGTTCCTTGAAAATGGTCGGCGCCTCGCCGGAACTCCTCGTCCGCGTCGAGGGCGACGTGATCGATCTGAGACCGATCGCGGGAACCCGTCCCCGCGCGCTCAAGGAATTCGATGACGCCGAGCTCGAGCGCGACCTGCTCTCGGATCAAAAGGAGCGGGCGGAGCACATCATGCTCGTCGACCTCGGGCGCAACGACGTCGGACGTATCGCCAAACTCGGGTCAGTCCATCTGACCGAAATGATGGTGATCGAGAGATATTCGCATGTGATGCACATGGTCTCCAACGTCAGGGGAACCCTCAGCGATGACTGCGATAGCTTCCAGGTGCTGCGCGCCACGTTCCCTGCCGGTACGCTCACCGGCGCACCCAAAATCCGCGCCATGGAAATCATCGAGGAACTCGAGCCGGTAAAACGAGGACCATACGGTGGCACGATGGGGTATTTCAGTTTCTCCGGAAACCTCGATACCTGCATCATCATCCGAACCTTGATCATTAAAGACGACATGGCATACGTGCAGTCCGGAGCGGGAATCGTAGCCGACTCGGATCCCACATCCGAATACAAGGAAACACTCAACAAGGCGCTCGCGGTTATCCGAGCCATAGAAATCGCCGAGGCGGGATTATGA
- a CDS encoding aminodeoxychorismate/anthranilate synthase component II, producing MILIIDNYDSFTYNLVQYVGMSRPDFVVYRNDKLTVEQIAALNPDRIIISPGPCTPLEAGVSNDAISTFGPKIPLLGVCLGHQCIGYVYGGDVIRADRLMHGKTSMIYHIKNELFADVSNPFEATRYHSLIVKRDTLPDCLEITAYTKEDEIMGLKHREHPVYGVQFHPESILTREGMKIINNFLAIR from the coding sequence ATGATCCTCATCATCGATAATTACGATTCATTCACCTATAACCTCGTTCAGTACGTAGGGATGAGCAGGCCCGATTTCGTCGTTTACCGCAACGACAAACTCACCGTCGAACAGATCGCCGCGCTCAACCCTGACCGCATCATCATCTCGCCCGGCCCCTGCACTCCTCTCGAGGCCGGCGTCTCAAACGATGCGATCTCAACCTTCGGCCCTAAAATTCCACTCCTCGGCGTTTGCCTCGGACACCAGTGCATCGGCTATGTCTACGGAGGCGACGTTATTCGCGCCGACCGCCTGATGCACGGCAAAACATCAATGATTTATCACATCAAGAACGAATTGTTCGCCGATGTCTCCAATCCCTTCGAGGCGACACGATACCATTCTTTGATCGTCAAGCGCGACACGCTGCCCGACTGCCTCGAAATCACCGCCTACACCAAAGAAGACGAGATAATGGGACTCAAACACCGAGAGCACCCGGTCTACGGCGTGCAATTTCATCCCGAAAGCATCCTCACGCGCGAAGGCATGAAGATTATCAATAATTTCCTCGCCATTCGGTAA
- the hisI gene encoding phosphoribosyl-AMP cyclohydrolase, whose amino-acid sequence MKALENVKFNHDGLVPAIVQDSGTNEVLMLAYMNRQALELTISTGKTHFYSRSRRTLWCKGETSGNVQHVDTLYTDCDYDTILVKVTQKGAACHEGFRTCFHNLLESASQWKVVGSRLFDPDKVYGKNK is encoded by the coding sequence GGCGTTGGAAAATGTCAAATTCAATCATGATGGGCTTGTGCCCGCCATTGTCCAGGACAGCGGCACGAACGAGGTCTTGATGCTGGCATACATGAATCGACAGGCGCTCGAACTCACCATCAGCACCGGGAAAACCCACTTCTACAGCCGTTCCCGCCGGACACTCTGGTGCAAAGGGGAAACATCGGGAAATGTGCAGCATGTCGACACCCTCTACACCGATTGCGATTACGATACAATCCTCGTGAAGGTCACGCAGAAGGGCGCCGCCTGCCATGAAGGATTCCGGACGTGCTTCCATAACCTTCTGGAGAGCGCTTCTCAATGGAAAGTTGTCGGCTCAAGACTCTTTGATCCCGACAAAGTGTACGGCAAGAACAAATAG